The following is a genomic window from Calliphora vicina chromosome 5, idCalVici1.1, whole genome shotgun sequence.
CGCAAGTTTCTTGCAACCGCTACTAAAAATGGCTCGCAATCCTCATGATCCCACCCGTATTATTGTGATGCAAATATTCCAGGCTCTTTTGGATCGTCATCAGAATGAAAAAGTATTAAGCGTGGTTAGCATTAAACCGTATGCGGCCTTGTCGCAGGAGCCACCATCACGTTCGGATATTATTTTTACTCATAAATATGGTGCTAATATAATGCAGGCCTTAATCGACAGCATGGCTCTGTCCGATAAGGTGGATCCGTTATCTTCTAGTTATAATACGGCAGCTTTACTTATTGTCGAAATGGCGTGCGGTGAAACTGTTCAAGAGTTTTTGTTATTCATTTTGGGGTAAGTGTTAAAAtatgtccatttgtagttttaGTAATAATTTAGAAATGTATAGTTTAATCCGAAGAGAGAATTTCTCTATTATTTCTcaaaaacacaacaatttaCGAATATTTGAAAGACTCTGCATAGCTACAGCAAGAGGGTTGGCCTGCAGGATCCTTCATGGCTATAGATTTTGCCAGAGATTACTAACGAAagtacttgaaatttttttctagctATGAGTGCTGTCATGTTTTTTACTCTCCGCTTATAAAAGTAGTTAAAGATCAGCATGGATACACGCAACTGAAGTttggttgccatccataatcgatcCATTAATGTAACAGGAGCTTGAGAAAGTTTGTCGCCACAGTCGGACTTATCCATTGGTTATTTTGGCGGTGGTTAGTTGACCTATTGAGGCAATTGTGCAAATATACAGTATCGTGAGGGCCTTGGAGACAGGTTCAATTTGCCGGGAACAATCCATTCACGGCGGCAGTTAAGTATACTGCATCAACTGGCTTTCAACTGTGCATAAATGGATTGTGTTTGCCTGATGAGGTGGCTCTCACTATCCGAGATTGTAGGGGCTTTAATGATACATTATTTTCTGCGCATTCGATATGGACACTCGGTCGACCTCGGATTGGATGACGTTTTGAATAGCGCTGGAAGTCCATCCGGATGTGTTGAGAAAGGAGATCCTGAATCAGAACCTGATTGTTAGGGTGTCAAGGCTGGTGACATGTCATCAGGAACTATCTGGTTAGCAACACGTTATGTTGCCTGACCGACAACATACTGTTCTACTCATGTAGATCAGCCGTCATCTTGACCGGTTGTACTTATTTATATACGACACCATTGAGACATCTTTGGGTTGTGCAGGAAGCTTGGCGAGATAAATATTGAATAACATTGGTAGAGTATGCTCAGTATACTCGAATATGCCATCATACTTATCTTCAAATCCtgatctttttatacccttcaccatgagtggcaagggtatacatatgtatataagtttgtcattccgtttgtaatttctaaatttttaatttgcgaccccgcaaagtatatatattctggatcgttatagccatgttcgtctgtccacctgtatgttgaaatcaactttccatagcccctaaataacttacatacatgattgatacatcaatatgtcgggaattcttccggctcggcccacaaatggctgagatataaggaaaaacccaggAAAACCgcgattttttatctatatctggattactaagtcattaatttagacaatatggatatctaatgatagatatttcaaagtcctttgcaacgatgtatataaggctatagtaagttggacctacaatgggtcaaaataaggaaaaatattttttaacccgaattttttttcatcaaaaaaattttttttttgttataaattattttaacaaaaaaataaaaaaattggaaaaacgtttttaaaaagaaaaattcgaaaaaaaaattttacttttctttacctaaaaatatttaaaaaaaatatttttaagtataatttggttaagggtatataagattaggcacagtcgaatatactagctctcttacttgtataTCTTCAAAAAGATCAGGGTAGTGACCTCGTGCTTCCTGTATCGTTTAGATAAAATCGACCGACTTTCGTGACGCGtaacaacaattgtttgaaaacaggagttttatttttaagagaCAAAAAAGACGTTTTCCGAATTATTAACCCttatgtcaacggcaacataTCTGGGTATGTTTTGGATTTTCAAAATGCTGTATTTCTAAATTGGATATTCGCATCgacttgaaatttcttgatatcctaGTCAAAACTGTTTTCCGTAATTGTCCCAAGTTTGGTTAGGATTGGATCACACATTTGGAAGATAAAGCCCATTTACAAAGTTTCACCCTTACGTCAACAGCATacaaatgcaaatataatgataaaattgaaaagtatagtattttttcaacgtttttaacCACCCCactccacatttttgataacagcgggaccaaatatatcccgattttctccaaataaaaatcgtgactgactccaaagttaatgtaattgaatttaaaaaaaattaaaaaggcgattttttgctagtttttgggaaaaacgtatttttttttaagatatcaaaGAAGATGTAcatattaggaatttatacctTTTGAAAAGgtaactttacactaaatatttttaatgaaaataaatgtaaaaattcttGATACGGTCCAGGATTATGGataccaggtccattcaaataacgcctatttttatgtaaaattcaaatttagggcaaaaattctaaaatcgcgtagtcgatatcaaaataaagtaacctattttagatggccaaatatgttcttatttattttgtaaagggttccgataaccccgctcctgatgtggatattatagctaaaaaactaaaaaaatcccattttttatCTTTGCATTTTTGACATAATGTAATTACTGTAAGGGTAAAACtggttataataaaattgtctatttctaagaaaataaaaaaaaataatacagaaattccaacaaacgagttagatattagcaATTTTATGCTAACGACATGCCATtcaccatacaaaacgtatgttgacgtgcgtaaagcagttctgctgttgacataaaggttaatagTGCAGACATTTTTTACATCGTTCTGATCCTCCAACGTCACATTACTTTAGCCTTATCTAAGATTTAGTTGTCCAAAAACAAGGTCTTCTGAAAGCATTTTAAATTGCTGTTCATAAGCGGAATGTAAaaatttggtcaattcacatgattttaaagaaaaacaagaaataaaatttgaacacTTTGAATTGGCTAGAATTTATGGCGATTTTTGCTCCACTGATTTTGGTCTGAATCCTGAATTTTGTCCATAAATTCTTGTAAAAACACAGAATTACAAGTTTTCAAAGTCATTGATTacgaatatgaaatttaattgtataaatatttagcaGAAGTCATGAAGGACAAATCTAGTGCTACAATCAGTAAGGTAACATCTAAAAGAAGCTTTTATGAAAGTTAATACAAATATTGGAGAGACCCGTTTAACATCATCTGAATTGAGAAATCCGTACTGAAAATGTATCTTATTTTAGAAGGTTTACTCCAGACATTATTGGTTCAATTGGTTAATCCTACGTATAGGATagtttagttaaaaatattcaGAAAGCAACACGTGATGAGAAGCAAATTacttatttaatgaaaaataatgcaattttaCTTCCTGTATTCCTCGATAATCACATCATAATTCTTCTCTCCACgctatttttactttttatgatGATCTTTGAAACATTAATAACTATTGTTGCCCTACTAAAAGTTTCTTTGAGTAAACTACATGTGTAAGAAATATTAATCTTGCCATATCTGGATATACAATCACTATTATCAAATATCTATAGCATTAAATGATACTAATACAAATGTTTTCCTCTTCATATtactttaaaattcttttattggTTTTCCATTACCTGATCACAAAATATTTGCTCACTACAATCTAATAAAATGCATTTCTCTACATTTCCAGTATACAACAAGTTGCTGTAACCACTGAAAGTTTGAGTGACATACACAAGTGTTCACTGTACTCCATTTCTATTGCTCTACTAACACTAACTGCTCGCGTTACCGGCATCAACAATTTACTCGAATATGCTCAGAAAATAATTGAGGATCGTAAACATGATGCCCCATACTTCTTACCACCGCTACTAGATCCAAAGAAATCGAGTAAATACAATTTGAATGTACCACAGTTGGCCATCGATAAAATGGCATTGGCTGAGTGTTTACAAAATGCTGGCATGGATTTCAATCGTTTACAAACGGGACTACCGTATGCCCTCAATCAAGCGGATAATCCTGGCCATAGACACTCATGGGTTGAGACTGTTAGTAGTAATATGACACACAGAAATAGTTCAGCCGATTTGACGGCCTACAATGCAGATGCTGACAGTATTAGTAGTTCACCAGGTGTATCAAAGGTAAGAGATAAATTATAATAGCTAATGAATAGactgtttattaatttttatattaaaaatagaaaactttGGCTCCTGAATATACCGTTGATGCTATGAAACGTTATTTGGCCGAACCCTCTGAATCAGTTAAGCGTGAGCAACAGGAAAAACAACTGCAAATTGTGCGCACTTTCCGTGAAAGCGATTTTGAAGATCTTATGAAACGCACTGAACCTAaggtaaatttgtttttacaattttataacaaaatctttaagctaataataatttattttagcaCGATGTCATACAGAATCGTTTGAATGATCTATTCAATTCATTGGCCATCGATAACAAAACTACCCAAAATACTTCATCGAATACCGAGAAACCGATTTATGAAACCAACTTCCCAGaactattttattattaagatttgaatttattattagttataatatgaaaattggcttgttattataaatatattcccTTTAAAATAGCaatcaaattgttatttttttctattatattaaatatacacTGTAATTAAagatattgtaatttttcaatttttgttttgtttgttttctatattttaaggCGCAAATATGTATTTAGATATTTCTATATACTAATCTTTTATATTATTCTAATTgttgttttatgtattttactttattgtccttaaattattcttttttaaaacaaaaggtaTTAAGGTGTTGAGatatttatttaacagtttATTTTACATCTAAActcttttgaaatttatttaataaaaacaaaaaaaaaacaaccctCAAAACAAGGAAAAGGTGTTTAATTTACTTATGAGAGGAATTTAAAAGGATTTTtgtaaaaggaaatatttttcaaaagaaacaaattttttaatagagaCAGAGGATATATAAAatagtaacgttactgactgattcatcatcgcacagcccaaacgccAGAAGCTAGTATCATGATATTTTAACTGtaggttcctccctccccaaataAATCCACTAACCCCCATCACCACAATGTATAGTTATGTTTTAACCTATagttaatgggggtaagaagGAATTTTTACGGAATTTGAATTAGGTAAAAAGGGTATAAACTGGTAAATTCGGTAACTTTTTATATTCTAAACTAAAacagatacaaaaaaaattaaagatgcATCTtacttcattttaaaaaaagctgacaggtatttggtactttttttcaatttgaaaaaaattaccaaataccTTTAAAATATACGTCTTCAGAGCTACCACTATGGAAGGCCATCTCGTCCAGGAGTCTAGCTTCAAGCAGCTGCCATTGATCGGTACTGATCTTCCCATCCGGATCATTCCGATCAATTATCGCTGCCTGAAGATATACGTCCTGACTCAAGGACTTCTTAACCTATTTTGTTGACGAGGTAGGCTGGTCGTCACCAGATCTAGCCCTCTTAATGGTCTTATTTTGGGTACCCTTAAGAGTGCTAGATGGGGTTACACCAGCATTCCCCGAAGCTTTGCTGCATCCTGGTGCCTTTGATGACGAGGTTTGGGGACCATCGGATCGGATTAAGAGAATCGGCCGGAGTATTATTTACTCCCTTCGCACCTGACACCTTTATGGGTGGCTTCTTGCTACTATCCACAGCTCTAGCCGAAGCACCGATTTGTAGGATGGCAGAAGAGCCCCCTTGGAGCTGTCGACCTTATACCCTTTTGGGTGTCAGCCAGATCGACAGCAGCTACCACTTGCTGATCAACAGGAGAAGACTCCCCCAAGAGTACACTTACAGGGCCGTAGATTCTTTCAAATATAGCGACGTCCTGTCTATGTTTCTTGAGAAGGTACTTCTCCTTTGCAGTTAATGACCCAGGATCTCTTTCCCATCTTTGCCAGAAAGGATAGAGATTTCCTTGTGCCATTTTTTGCCCTACCCTTatagtttgttaaaaatactttttgtggaattaattccttgagtttgttgtgtaaaatctgtgtaattttcaattttttttattaatactcttataaatttattcaaagtattggtcattgttagctatgaccttttcccatcttcctggcaatatatggattcaacgccaaaagaactgctcatcttttgagtccaagatcgtatcaagccaatttcgaataTGTACTCTGTTCtgtgaagtgaagcgtatcccagaaagagcgttctgcatcgatcgaaacaaatagtagtcggacgggacaagGGCTGGACTATAATGTGGGTTGAGGCAAattttcccaaccacttctttgtaaatagtttttaacaggtattgcaacatgtggctgtgctttgtcataatggaatattacgatttcatgtagGTAGGCCGGTCTTCACATACGAATGCAAGTAATGAAtgtttttggataaatcctgcagatcgcaaacgttttgaaatttccgCTTGAGTAGGCCAACAATCTTTAttgtagaaaataatttttactagGAAATATTAGTGAGCACAGTTATTGTCCTTTTTTCAAATAactcaatattaataaaattataaatgttataaGTTATCATTCAATATTCATtgcaaaaatagatttttgttgggaaatattaGGTTTTAAGTTTACATTCAATATTCAgtgtaaatatcgatttttagtagGAAATATTAATGATCTCGGATTATTGACCTTTTCTCTAACATTCAATTAATagtaatttttgaatattttataacaatggATATGGAATCTTGAAATTAGACACatgataataaattataatccaTCATGGGGGACTTAATGGAGCTtagttgtgtaattttttgctgGTTGAAATTATAACCTTGTTGTGAATTAttctttatacatatgtaccttAAAAACTAGcactactttattaattttattaatgaagGGTAATCTTCGTGagatgggtatatataagtttgtcattccgtttgtaatttccacaatatatttTTCCTACCCTATAAGGTATTTATATTCTGGTGAGGTGTATATGAGATTCGGCTCAGCCGAATATTGCTCTCTtactttttatgtatttaaaatgaataaaacaatCTTATTTCtctgattttaaaagttatttgttagaacaacaaattaattttattcgaaaatttcaCACATATCAATTcaataaaataagtaagaagATATTGTACGTATATGTTGTGTGTGTGTATTGTATGTAAGtggtatgtttttttatataaaatggatataaatttcaatatttagttTGGAATAGaacaactatataaaaaaatacaaaaacttaataactaaatttacaattaatttttaataagtaaaCTCCATTTGCAAAATAGAAACgaaaatatttcattcaataatcaatatttcacaCAAATTAAATATGAATGTGAAAAAGAGCGAATAAAAAAAcgatagcaaaaaaaaatttgcgagcattattttttgaaaatattaaaagataATTAAGTATAACAAATTATAGGACTAATATTTACAAAGTAAGGgtagaaaaataatattaaaaataattaaatggaaaataaataacaaatttggaaTCAATCcccaaatatatatttgtttgtttgtttgattttaaaataacgaGAGTGCATTCAACACTTATGGCGGTTTCAATTGTATTATTATCACACAGCaccatttaatataaatatcgcATGCTCTCCTCCACTCtctaaattatagaaatttacaaaaagtcTGTTGAAGAAGACGAATAGGACGAAGCCGTAGATGAACTGGTCGAAACTGTTGATGTAGCCGAGGCCGAACGGTGCGTTGAGTGAGGCGGCATCAGAAGAGCATTGGGAGGAGATGGCGGTACAACACATACAGCCGACTCATCGATGCTGTTGTTGGTGGGCGTAGTGGAGCGTTCACAGTTTGCACCAATTTCCGATATAGGCACTGAGGCATTGGCGAATTCATCACATATTaggttttgtttaaatgtttgtgcTGTTGGTGGTACAACCAATATATTCACTGAGATTAATAGAGGATGCACCAATTTAGCGTCCATAACCATTAGGGTAACTTCTTCATTTTTCTCCAAACACAATGATGTTATATCGGACTTTTGGGTAAATGTTGGTTGTCGTTGAGAGTTTATGGACGTAACGGAAGCTCTGAAAtgtaaagaataataaaataatttaatatgaaatatagTAGTACTAACTTAAATGAACATGTGGGTATTTATACccaacaccaccatagtgttTAGGGTATTATCActtcagaatcactttctattaggtagttttttaaaaatattagtaattTAACAACGCCCTAAGGTATgctacatttaatttaaatattttcttatcatTATATTGCATTACCTTATCATAAATTGTCTCTTTGTTTGTAAACTTAACAAACGTTCGTGTTCATTACGATGATGTCTTCGTATACTAAGTACTCGTGAATCGGCTATAAGTATTAGAtctaaaccaaaattaaaacCAGTCCAACGCCATTTCTGATAACCAGGCTCCAGCAGTATACGACCACAACGCATACAATTTTCATAGAATACTTCGGCGTCCAGATTTTGTGGCCTGAaaggaaaaaaacaattattagaAATATGTCGGGAAATATAGGATcagaattattttaattatttaataacttcCTTGGAACCATATAGAGACTACAgaatatttgaattattatattttctattataccGTTATAAGAATTATTTCAAGTATCTCAAAGTTAACTAAATTTCTACTTCTGCTTTCAAAGGACTTCTTTTCATAACCTTAAGGGTATATAGAATTATATAAACGaatttttcgcaaaaaaaaacggtaaacacatttataaaattgtgaatGATTCAACTAAGACGATGTGGTTGGTTAAATGTGGAGGAAAGTCTAAGCAGAAAGCTGACATGAAGTCTAGGGGTTTTGTGAACCCTACCTACAGTGGCTACGTTATCCTGAAAAGTTTTCTGGACGGACTAGAAGACTCCTCAGGCGGCTTTGGCTATCATTTTATATCTACTATCTATTAAAGTATACGACTTTAGAAGTTTGCTTTAGCGAAACCAATGCAGGGAGGCATAAGAAAATTTTACGAAATCGGGTGCCGTTGACATGACGGTATTATTTCGAGAATACGAAGTACAGGGTATCGGGACGACTATCGGTACAATAGTGTTCCCACAATGCGATGACTGGATTGAAACGGATAAACTGTTTGAAGACTTTTCGACGAATGAAGCGTTTTCTAGGCTTAGATCTTGGTGGTCTTGAAATTGATACAAGGAATTGTTAAGTACAAGGAAAATAGTCGGCGGACTAACTTGCAAGACAAGGTTCTGGACTTGAAGATGAGAGAATTAAGCATAAAACCTTCATCCTGTCCCTATTATATGGAAACATCTGGTAGGTACTTGTATGATACCCACTGTTCCTCAGAAAGCTGAAAGAACTGCAAGATGTCAACCAGACTGAACATGACAAGAACCAGAAAGCTGTTAGAGTAGGTGCAGCATGTGGATCTTTGTAATAGTGATAAAGGGACACTGTCCAATAAGCGCTATAATTAGTAAATTTGACAATATCAATATCTCCAAATGTTTGTGAGATATATCTCGAGATTGAGATCATCTGTCATTTCCTAAAGCTATAAAAACATAGGATTATATGGTTGTATAGCCGATTTTTCGGCTTAATGACGGGATCATACCGGTGCAATGACTATCAATCACATCAACATCTCTACTCTAATGAAGAATGTAAATGGATCTCTAGTCTACATGTGGAGGTGTACAAATGTCATACTTTCCAGTGTAAATGGCACTTGCAGCAACCTACGATCCCAAGATTTCCTTTTAAAGTTACAGTATTCTTTCTGCAGATACGTTGTGATTAATTCTCTATCGATTGATTCGAAAAATCAGTTGACACAGAACAAGTACGATTTAAATAACCGAAATTTTGTCACTCCAACTAACATTTTCCATAACAGAAAATCATTTGATTAGAAATAAATTCGTTTATCACAACCAAAACTTTGTGACAAAAAcagacaaatttatatttaaaactggAAATTTTACATATCTAGTAGGTCGACTCattcaaattgaatttttaagttcttaaagaaattattaagatGCTTAAGAATAAAACTTCTAAGGACATTCATTTTTTgaggttttaatttgtttatatacaatctGACGTttaataaaaacacacaaaGCATTGAATTTTTACCaattatttttggtttaacttagtattaaaaaaatcgtgGAAAACAGGGGTAACAAGTACGGGAAATTACAATGGGAACCCTATTAAAATGTGATTTCAACTTATGAAACATACACTAACAATGCCACCACAATTTGATATATGCCACCACAATTTGATTCCGCAACGATCCGAGTCGTACTCAACTAATGATGGTCAACTCAGAGACAGCTGTATCTTAAGGAAAACGACCGCAGAACTGTTACAGAGGAATCCTATATGCATAGTATATGTAAATTACCAATGTTAAGGGCGGCTATCACGTATTCTTAAGGAAAATTTACCAATTGagagactttaaaaaaattagaattttgttttactGGAGAAATTGCTAATGCAGACGGAGCAAGGAAAAGAGTTCTCTTCTCAAAATTAtattcccaaaaatatttgtaacgaCATTACAAATTCAATCATTTGGGAAACGTTAATATTTTCACTTTCAAATCATAATGAATCCAATTGCTCTCACGGTGATTTGATTTCACATTAAGAATGATTTAAAATCGTGAAATCGTAACAAAAAACGGGCagatttttctcattttctatTGAAGAATTGATGAAAATGAAAagaacataatttttcaaacatttgacTTTGATTTTTTGAGTACAATTAAAAggaataatttcaattaaattgaaCGTGAATTACTTGCATTGCCAGAATGTGAAACTGGCCTATTAATCAGGTAACAtgctttgaaaaaaataatcattgGTAAAATCATGACTATAAGAAAAAGGAGATTTATGTTTTACTAAACAAGAGTAGAATTTACCATTATATTTATCTATAAATTAAGGTTTATTAAAGAGTTATTTTCATCCTATAATTGGTTGCattaaaaaataagcaaatcaCTAAATACGCAATGTACCACCCCCTCCCTCACCAATCTTATAATCATAAAACCTCTTTTCTACGAAATAATAACAACTAGAAACcatataataaacaaacaaaaataatataaatttattcataaattctacaagaaaaaaaacgaaattcaattaacaaataaattcctataaataaaaaccagaaaattaaaaataaattcaaatcttTGGTTGTATGTAATTGAATTAACTTAGTAtactttaaaacttatttttttacaaatctaTAATTTGTACGTAGTTTTTTGTTCTGTTTCTTTAGTCGGCAAACAATTagattgtttgaaaatttaattttttttaatttgctgcaaaatattttttattttgcaaaatactCACCCCTCTTCTGGCAAGTGATCCACTTTAAGTATGGAATTCCAATGACTTAGCACATGATGATGCAGCCATTCTTTGGGTATAATATTGTCAttaagtacaatttttaaatccatATGATGATTGGTTAAGTATTGTGTGCGCAAAGCCAGAAAGGGTTTCAAATATTGCTGGCCATCGGGCGTGGATAAAAATGAACGTTTCTCACGGcgatttgtaaaatattgctgtATAATATCACCAGTTGATGAGGGAGTATTGCTATCCGATTGTGTATTAGAGGATGAAGACGAGGATAGCGTTAAAgttgaattaatattattaaactcAATTTGTTGCTGTTGATATTGCAATTGCAGTTCCTGTTGATGTTGTGGATTTTCCGGATCATAATTTGGATTTAAACGCAAATAAATCCATGTGCGTAAGAGTGTGTACAGAGAAAATTCTGTTTGCATAACATAAAGATCTGGACTAGTAATTAAAGCAGTCATTAGTTCTATACTAATTTGTCTTAACAAATTGGGATATTTTGTGTAAATGCATAAAAGATTTGTTTCCAGCCAAGCAAATGTTGATTTCTTGACATTTTGACAGCCATACTGACAGGCAGCTTCATAGTAATTAATAGCAGTTTCAGCATTGATTGTCTCAATCATAACTTCAGTACACTTATCGATGATGCCATCTAAATGGAATAATGTTGCAGTGGCTAGTACGGATATAACATCTTTTGGATCAATTTCTATTTCATCGGAATACATGGAACCGAAAACGGCATCCAAGGCTAAA
Proteins encoded in this region:
- the gcl gene encoding protein germ cell-less, producing MGQLVVKLAEPVSSVAHILGGRRKRKRSMDSCNSNSEQANNETQSPKKKKLLTTTQYIYQALFKEQTNSDIAIMALGKVWNLHKVYLSQSPYFYSMFNGSWKESCQDFVHIKILDDRITLEALDAVFGSMYSDEIEIDPKDVISVLATATLFHLDGIIDKCTEVMIETINAETAINYYEAACQYGCQNVKKSTFAWLETNLLCIYTKYPNLLRQISIELMTALITSPDLYVMQTEFSLYTLLRTWIYLRLNPNYDPENPQHQQELQLQYQQQQIEFNNINSTLTLSSSSSSNTQSDSNTPSSTGDIIQQYFTNRREKRSFLSTPDGQQYLKPFLALRTQYLTNHHMDLKIVLNDNIIPKEWLHHHVLSHWNSILKVDHLPEEGPQNLDAEVFYENCMRCGRILLEPGYQKWRWTGFNFGLDLILIADSRVLSIRRHHRNEHERLLSLQTKRQFMIRASVTSINSQRQPTFTQKSDITSLCLEKNEEVTLMVMDAKLVHPLLISVNILVVPPTAQTFKQNLICDEFANASVPISEIGANCERSTTPTNNSIDESAVCVVPPSPPNALLMPPHSTHRSASATSTVSTSSSTASSYSSSSTDFL